DNA from Borreliella garinii:
TACTCTATTTTATTGCTAGGGCGGCATAATATTTTTAATGCAATAGGTTGCATTAATTTGGCTCTATTTTTAGGAATGAGAGAAAAAGAAATAAGAGAAGGTCTTATTGAGACTGCTTTTCAAAAGGGTAGGGCAGAAATTTTAACAAAAAATGGATATTTAATTTTAAATGATTCTTATAATGGCAATATGGATTCTTTTATGGCCTTAAAAAATATGATTTTGGATCTTGATATTCAGGGCAAAAAATTTATGGTTCTTGGGTCTTTTAAAGAGCTTGGAGAATTTGCATACAAAACCCATAAAGATTTAATTAAAGAGGCTGTTTTAATGAATTTTGATAAAATTTTTTTAATTGGCGAAGAATTTTTAGATGTTAGATATTCTGAGAATTTAGTTGAAAAGCGTTTATGTTATTTTAGCGAATTTGATAAATTTATTGATTTTTTTTTAAAAAGCTTAGAACCTTCAGTTTTTATTGTCATTAAGGGTTCAAGGTTCAACAGGCTTGATAGAATTTTAAATTATATTTAGATGATAATGAGGTTATTATGTTTTACCTTTTAGGTTTGCGCTTGCTCAAATATATTACTTTTAGAATGGCTTATGCTACAATTTTTGCATTTTTGCTTTCTTTGATTGTAGGGCCCCATATTATTTTAAGGTTAAAAAAATTAAGAGTTGACCAAGTTTTAAGAGAAGATGGTCCTAAAAGACATTTGAGTGAAAAAGCAGGAATTCCTACTATGGGAGGCATTCTTATTTTTTTTTGTGTTTTTATTTCTTTGGTGTTTTGGAGTAACATTTTAAATGTTTATTTTTTGATTATGCTTTTTGTTATGTTTGGATTTGCTTTTTTGGGATTTATAGATGATTTTTTGAAAATCAAAAAGAAAACTTCAGATGGACTTAAGGCTCGATTTAAGATTTATGGACAAATAATATTTTCTTTTATTTCTGTTGGCACTCTTTATTATTTTGGGGGTGAGCATGTTAGTATGATCTATTTCCCTTTTATTAAGTCTTTTCAAATAGATTTAGGAGTGTTTTACATTCCTTTTGGTATGTTTATTTTAATTTCTGCTTCTAATTCTTTTAATTTAACAGATGGACTTGATGGACTTGCAATTGGATTAAGTATAGTTATAACAGGGGCTTTAATAATAATTGCCTATCTTACAAGCAGGGCTGATTTTGCAGCTTATTTGCATATTCCAAATATTAAGGGTTCTGAAGAGCTTGTAATATTTCTTGGAGCTTTGCTTGGGGGTAGTTTTGGATTTTTATGGTTTAATGCCTATCCCGCTAAAATTATGATGGGAGATACAGGTAGTATGGCCTTGGGTGCTATTCTTGGAATGGCAGCTTTGATTTTAAAAAGTGAAATACTTTTTTCAATTCTTGCAGGAGTTTTCATTATTGAAACTATGTCTGTAATTATTCAAGTCATGGTTTACAAAAAGACCAAAAAAAGAGTATTTAAAATGGCTCCACTTCATCATCATTTTGAAGAACTTGGGTGGTCTGAGATGCAGGTTGTTATTAGATTTTGGATAATAGGGTTAATATTTGCTATACTTGCTTTAAGTACGATAAAAATCAGATAATTTATTATGTTTGTAGAGATAAATTCACTTAGGATGTGTTATTTGCTTGTTTTGCTGCTATTAGTAGCCTATGGTCTTGTAGTTTTTTATACTTCTTCCTTTTTCCTAAGCTTAGAGTTGACAGGTAATCCAAATTTTTTATTTTTCACAAGACTTAATTATCTTTTTTTAAGTTTTATAGTTTTTCTTGTTTTTGAGAGAATTTCTTTAAATTTTTTAAAAAAATCAATATTTCCTGTATTGACCATAACTCTTTTTTTAATTATGGCAACTTTTTTATCTCCTAGTATTTCCGGAGCAAAAAGATGGATATTCTTTCAAGGTATTAGTATTCAGCCCTCTGAGATTTTTAAAATATCTTTTACTATTTATCTTTCAGCTTATTTGAGTAAATTTGATCTAAGAAAAAACAATGGTGTTTCATACTGGTTAAAGCCAATGTTGATTTTTGCAATTTTTTGGGTGTTAATAATTCTACAAAACGATTATTCAACAGCTATTTATTTTGCTATTCTTTTTTTTATTGTTTTGTTTGTTTCTAATATGGCATTTAGTTATGTTCTTGCTATTGTGATTACTTTTTTGCCAGTTTCTGCTATATTTTTAATGCTTGAACCTTATAGGGTTTCTAGAATTTTTGCTTTTCTCAATCCTTACGACGATCCTTCTGGGAAAGGTTATCAAATAATAGCATCTCTTAATGCTTTAAAAAGTGGGGGAATTTTAGGTAAAGGTTTGGGAATGGGAGAGGTTAAACTTGGAAAACTGCCGGAGGCTAATTCTGATTTTATTTTTTCAGTTCTTGGAGAAGAATTGGGATTTTTAGGTGTTTTGTTTGCCATAAGTTTATTTTTTTTATTTTTTTACTTTGGCTATTTTATAGCCATTAATTCTAATAGTAGGTTTAAATTTTTTATTGCATTTATTTCAAGCCTTGCAATTTTTCTTCAAAGTATAATGAATATTTTAATTGCAATTGGTCTTTTGCCCCCTACTGGGATAAATTTGCCGTTTTTTTCATCTGGAGGATCTTCTATTATTGTTACCATGGCACTTTCTGGTCTTATTTCAAATGTTGCAAAAAACTTAAGTAATAATTGATTGGATTTTTCTAGTACTGTAAATCGGGTTAGTTTATGATTTTTGAGAGAAAGTTTTTAATTAAATATATATATTTTTCGACTTCTTTAATTTTTTTTGAAATAATGGTTATTGTTTTTGCGTCTCCTTATTTTTTGATTAGGTATATTAGCATCAATAATGATACTTCTCTTTCTAAAGAAGACATAATCAGGATTTCGGGAATCAAACCTAATACATATTATCATAATGCTGATGCTAGAATATATGAAGAGAATCTTAAAAAAGATTTAAGGGTAAAGAATGTTAAGGTTGATCTTCAGTTTCCCAATAAAATCAATATTAAAATAGAAAAAAGAATACCCGTTGCTGTTGCTTTAGAAAACATAAATGGTAATATTACTTATTATTGCATTGCATCAGATGGTGTAATTTTAGAAAAAGGCAAACATTTAATTTATGATTTGCCTATAATCAGCGGATTAGTGTTAAGTGACAATAATGTAGGAGATTTCCTAGAGGATAGAATGCTTAATGTTGTAAGGGGCCTTGATTATCTTAAAATAAATCAAAAATATTTGTATAATTTAATATCAGAGGTCAATTTTTTAAAATTGAATTTCTATGATTATAATGTAATTTTGTATATTAAAAGTATATATAATAAAATATTGATAACAGTTGATATGGATTTAATGGATGTGATGCATAAAGTGTTTCTTGGAGTTAATTTACTTAAAGGAAAGCCTGGCGTTATAGATTTAAGAAGTGGTGATATCATTTTGTTAGGAGAAGGTTAGTGTCTAGGAATTTGATAGTGGGGTTGGATGTTGGAACTTCAAAAATTTGTACTGTTGTTGCTGAGGTAAATTTAAATGATCAATTAGAAATAGTTGGAATAGGCACTAGTATATCAAGAGGGGTTAGGAAGGGAGTTTTAATAAATATTGAAGCGGCTCTTGATTCAATATCTAATTCTATTGAAGCTGCAGAGCTCATCTCAGGATGTGACATTACATCGCTTTCAGTTTCTATGTCTGGAAGTAGTGTTGAGGGAACTAATTCGCGCGGTGTTGTTGCAATAAATTCAAGAACAAGAGAGATTAATGAAGAAGATGTTGAGAGGGTAATTGAAGCAGCAAAGGCAATTGTCATTCCAATGGATAGAGAAATTCTTCATGTTATTCCTCAAGAATTTATTGTAGATGGAATACCTCATATAAAAAACCCAATAGACATGATGGGTATTCGTCTTGAAGGGGAGGTGCACATTATTACGGGGTCTAGCTCTTCTAGCCAGAATTTAGTTAGATGCGTAAATAGAGCTGGCTTTGCTGTTGATGAGGTTGTTCTTGGAAGCTTAGCTTCATCTTATGCAACTCTTTCTAAAGAAGAGCGCGAGATGGGTGTTTTATTTATTGATATGGGTAAAGGTACAACGGATATTATTCTTTATATTGATGGTTCTCCTTACTATACAGGCGTGATTCCTATTGGCGTTAATAGAGTGACTCTTGATATTGCGCAAGTTTGGAAGGTTCCTGAGGATGTTGCTGAAAATATTAAAATAACGGCTGGAATTGCTCATCCGTCTATTCTAGAGAGTCAAATGGAAACTGTAATTATTCCAAATCTTGGGACTCGACCTCCTCAAGAGAAAAGTAGAAAAGAGTTGTCTGTAATAATTAATTCAAGACTGAGAGAAATTTTTGAAATAATGAGAGCAGAAATACTTAAAAGGGGACTTTATAATAAAATTAATGGTGGGATAGTTTTAACAGGTGGAGGAGCTTTATTTCCAGGTATTTCTAATTTAATAGAAGAAGTATTTAATTACCCCGCAAGAATAGGTTTGCCAATGAGTATTAATGGGGTTGGGGAAGAGCATATAGATCCCAAGTTTTCTTCAGCTCTTGGCCTTGTTCTTTATAAGCACGAGCAACAAAAATTCAATAAATTAAAGAAGGTAAGCAGTAAAGCTAAAAGAAAAAATAAAATATCTTCAAAGTTGAAAGGTTGGTTTTTGAAAGAATGGTTTTGACCAATCGTGGAGGAAGCGTTAATGAAAGATTATAATATGATTGATAGCCATACAAGAAGATTCGATTCTACTACAAATCCTACAATTCTTAAGGTGATTGGTGCAGGAGGAGGGGGTAGCAATGCTGTTAATCGTATGATTGAATATGGAGTAAGAGATGTTGAATTTATTGTGGCCAATACTGATCTTCAGGCTCTCCAAACCTCTATTGCTCCCATAAAAATTGCTCTTGGAGCAAAAGTTACAGCAGGGCTTGGTGCTGGAGGAAAGCCTGAGATTGGGCAAGCTGCAGCAGAGGAAGACATAGATGTTATACGTAACCATCTTTCCGGCGCTGATATGGTGTTTATTACTGCTGGCATGGGAGGTGGGACAGGAACCGGGGCGGCTCCGGTTATTGCACAAGTTGCAAAAGAGCTTGGTATTTTAACGGTTGGAGTTGTAACAAAGCCTTTCAAGTTTGAAGGTCCTAAGAAGTTGAGACTTGCAGAGCAAGGAATAAATAACTTAAGGAAGTCTGTAGATACATTGATTATTATCCCAAATCAAAAGCTTTTAACTGTTGTTGACAAAAGGACTACTATTAAAGATGCTTTTAAGCGTGCAGATGATGTTTTGAGAATGGGTGTTCAAGGTATTGCGGGACTTATTATTGAGCATGGAGAGGTTAATATTGATTTTGCTGATGTTAAAAGCATTATGCAAGGGCAAGGCGATGCTTTAATGGGAATCGGATATGGCAAGGGTGAAAACAGAGCTGTTGATGCTGCAACTTCTGCGATTAGCAATCCACTACTTGAAGAAGTTCGTATTGAAGGGTCTAAGGGGCTTCTTGTTAATGTTACTGGTGGAGATGATTTTTCATTACTTGAACTTGAAGAGATTATGGGTATCATTACTGTTAGTGTTGATGATGAAGCTACTGTGATATATGGTCATGCTATTAATTCAAATCTTGAAGATGAAATTTACGTTACAGTTGTTGCTACGGGCTTTGCGTCTAAAAAACAAAAAGAAATATCAAGTTCACCAGAGAATAATACTTTAAGTTCTAAAGAATTTGATACTTTAATGTCAGGCAATCAAAATGTGCCTTCTGGATCTTATGAGCATCAAGATTCTTCTTTTGCAGCAAAGTCCAAAAATGTTAATTATTTTGATGAAGATATTGATGTTCCAACATTTCTTAGAAATTTAAATAAAAAAAGTAGCGATGATTAGATGAAAATTTTGTCGTTAATCATACTTATTAATTTATTTTTATCTTGTGGTAGTGAATCTAAAGAAAAATTGAATCTTGGGCTTAGATTGAGAGAATTGGAAATTTCAGGCGGTGGATCTGAATCCAAGATTGAAGTTTATAAGGAATTTATTGAAAAAGAAGATAAAAATATTTTAAAGATAGTTAATTCTATTGATAAGAAAGCCAGATTTTTCAATTTGATTGGTCTTGAATTTTTTAAGCTTGGTCAGTATGGACCTGCTATTGAGTATTTTGTTAAAAATTTAGAAATCAACTCCAATAATTATTTATCTCATTTTTATATAGGTGTTGCTTCTTATAATTTAGCTAAAAATTTAAGAGTAAAAGATGAGGTTGAAAAATACATAATTCTTGCTGAAAATTCTTTTTTAAAATCACTTTCAATTAGAGATGATTTTAAAGATTCTCTTTTTGCTATTTCTAATATGTATGTATATGATCTTGACAAGCAACTTGAAGCTAAAAATTATTTAAATAAACTTGATGATATGGGTGAGGATTATTTTGAGTTTTTCATGTTAAGAGGTGCAAATTATTATTCGCTAGGTGATCTTGGTAATGCTATATTGTTTTATGAGAAAGCTAGTAAAAATGCTTCAACTGAAGAGCAAAAAGAAGGTGTTTCTAGGATCATGAGTAATTTGAAGTAATTATTTATGATGAAATTGCTTTATATTGATAATTTGAAATTTTTAAAAAGCAAAGAAAAATTAAAACTTTTTAATAATTTTGATTTTAATGATATTATTAAATTGACCCAAAAAGACATTGAGTCTTATCTTTTAAGATCATTTAGAAAATCATTTAGGTTGCCCGATTTAAAATTAGTAGAATTGCAAGAAAAAGTTATTCGAAGGACAAATGCCAAAATTGCTATTCTAGGGTCTAAATCTTATCCTAAT
Protein-coding regions in this window:
- the ftsZ gene encoding cell division protein FtsZ, translating into MKDYNMIDSHTRRFDSTTNPTILKVIGAGGGGSNAVNRMIEYGVRDVEFIVANTDLQALQTSIAPIKIALGAKVTAGLGAGGKPEIGQAAAEEDIDVIRNHLSGADMVFITAGMGGGTGTGAAPVIAQVAKELGILTVGVVTKPFKFEGPKKLRLAEQGINNLRKSVDTLIIIPNQKLLTVVDKRTTIKDAFKRADDVLRMGVQGIAGLIIEHGEVNIDFADVKSIMQGQGDALMGIGYGKGENRAVDAATSAISNPLLEEVRIEGSKGLLVNVTGGDDFSLLELEEIMGIITVSVDDEATVIYGHAINSNLEDEIYVTVVATGFASKKQKEISSSPENNTLSSKEFDTLMSGNQNVPSGSYEHQDSSFAAKSKNVNYFDEDIDVPTFLRNLNKKSSDD
- the ftsA gene encoding cell division protein FtsA; translation: MSRNLIVGLDVGTSKICTVVAEVNLNDQLEIVGIGTSISRGVRKGVLINIEAALDSISNSIEAAELISGCDITSLSVSMSGSSVEGTNSRGVVAINSRTREINEEDVERVIEAAKAIVIPMDREILHVIPQEFIVDGIPHIKNPIDMMGIRLEGEVHIITGSSSSSQNLVRCVNRAGFAVDEVVLGSLASSYATLSKEEREMGVLFIDMGKGTTDIILYIDGSPYYTGVIPIGVNRVTLDIAQVWKVPEDVAENIKITAGIAHPSILESQMETVIIPNLGTRPPQEKSRKELSVIINSRLREIFEIMRAEILKRGLYNKINGGIVLTGGGALFPGISNLIEEVFNYPARIGLPMSINGVGEEHIDPKFSSALGLVLYKHEQQKFNKLKKVSSKAKRKNKISSKLKGWFLKEWF
- a CDS encoding tetratricopeptide repeat protein, translating into MKILSLIILINLFLSCGSESKEKLNLGLRLRELEISGGGSESKIEVYKEFIEKEDKNILKIVNSIDKKARFFNLIGLEFFKLGQYGPAIEYFVKNLEINSNNYLSHFYIGVASYNLAKNLRVKDEVEKYIILAENSFLKSLSIRDDFKDSLFAISNMYVYDLDKQLEAKNYLNKLDDMGEDYFEFFMLRGANYYSLGDLGNAILFYEKASKNASTEEQKEGVSRIMSNLK
- a CDS encoding cell division protein FtsQ/DivIB, producing MIFERKFLIKYIYFSTSLIFFEIMVIVFASPYFLIRYISINNDTSLSKEDIIRISGIKPNTYYHNADARIYEENLKKDLRVKNVKVDLQFPNKINIKIEKRIPVAVALENINGNITYYCIASDGVILEKGKHLIYDLPIISGLVLSDNNVGDFLEDRMLNVVRGLDYLKINQKYLYNLISEVNFLKLNFYDYNVILYIKSIYNKILITVDMDLMDVMHKVFLGVNLLKGKPGVIDLRSGDIILLGEG
- the ftsW gene encoding putative lipid II flippase FtsW yields the protein MLVLLLLVAYGLVVFYTSSFFLSLELTGNPNFLFFTRLNYLFLSFIVFLVFERISLNFLKKSIFPVLTITLFLIMATFLSPSISGAKRWIFFQGISIQPSEIFKISFTIYLSAYLSKFDLRKNNGVSYWLKPMLIFAIFWVLIILQNDYSTAIYFAILFFIVLFVSNMAFSYVLAIVITFLPVSAIFLMLEPYRVSRIFAFLNPYDDPSGKGYQIIASLNALKSGGILGKGLGMGEVKLGKLPEANSDFIFSVLGEELGFLGVLFAISLFFLFFYFGYFIAINSNSRFKFFIAFISSLAIFLQSIMNILIAIGLLPPTGINLPFFSSGGSSIIVTMALSGLISNVAKNLSNN
- the mraY gene encoding phospho-N-acetylmuramoyl-pentapeptide-transferase, translated to MFYLLGLRLLKYITFRMAYATIFAFLLSLIVGPHIILRLKKLRVDQVLREDGPKRHLSEKAGIPTMGGILIFFCVFISLVFWSNILNVYFLIMLFVMFGFAFLGFIDDFLKIKKKTSDGLKARFKIYGQIIFSFISVGTLYYFGGEHVSMIYFPFIKSFQIDLGVFYIPFGMFILISASNSFNLTDGLDGLAIGLSIVITGALIIIAYLTSRADFAAYLHIPNIKGSEELVIFLGALLGGSFGFLWFNAYPAKIMMGDTGSMALGAILGMAALILKSEILFSILAGVFIIETMSVIIQVMVYKKTKKRVFKMAPLHHHFEELGWSEMQVVIRFWIIGLIFAILALSTIKIR